One Equus asinus isolate D_3611 breed Donkey chromosome 26, EquAss-T2T_v2, whole genome shotgun sequence genomic window carries:
- the LOC106825604 gene encoding zinc finger protein 256-like isoform X1 translates to MKKTECKREHFNKGCCCGAEDLEAPFEQSISVEVSTARAPTAAPSSQKTHPCQMCGPVLRDIFHLAEQQGTQHSLKLLRCGACTKQFYFSAKFQQHQEQHMGDKPFRSSVDTASFVKSCRFHVSGKPVPCGEVGKDFLARLGHQQQQTTHTGEKPDKITQCRATLPGKNSRYTWGECKKAFGPKHILVQDQGVHTGRQYFVYHECGRTFRYKSSFIVHQRVHPGGSLHVCGECGRSFIRSSTLSQHQRIHTGARLCKCSKCGKSLSYQSFLSHPQRGHNRENSYVCSECEKSFRHSSIFIRYKRVQIGEKAYKCSDCAKSFTSSAALSYHRRAHTGERPYECSDCGKSFFSRSILHYHQRVHSGDRPHKCNECGKSFKDRSQFNKHQRVHTGDRPYECNECGKSFSQKSSLSIHQKIHNRERPYECRECGKSFTSTSGLSYHQRVHSGERPYECSECGKSFTSSSTLRYHQRVHTGERPYECSECGKFFISSSNLRYHQRVHTGERPYECSECGKSFISGSKLRYHQKGHTGERPYDCSECGKFFMRKSTLSRHRRVHTREMP, encoded by the coding sequence GTTGCTGTTGTGGAGCAGAGGATTTGGAGGCTCCCTTTGAACAGAGCATTTCTGTAGAAGTTTCAACTGCCAGGGCTCCCACGGCAGCCCCATCTTCCCAGAAGACCCACCCCTGTCAGATGTGTGGTCCAGTCTTGAGAGACATTTTCCACTTGGCTGAGCAGCAGGGAACACAACACAGCCTGAAACTGTTGAGGTGCGGGGCTTGtacaaaacagttttatttcagtGCAAAGTTTCAACAGCACCAGGAGCAGCACATGGGAGACAAACCCTTCAGAAGCAGTGTGGACACGGCCTCGTTTGTGAAGAGCTGCAGATTCCATGTGTCAGGGAAGCCCGTTCCCTGTGGGGAGGTTGGGAAGGACTTCCTGGCAAGGTTGGGACATCAACAGCAGCAGACCACTCATACTGGGGAGAAGCCAGACAAAATCACCCAATGCAGGGCCACTTTACCGGGCAAAAATAGTCGTTATACCTGGGGAGAATGCAAGAAGGCCTTTGGTCCCAAACATATACTTGTTCAGGACCAGGGTGTTCACACTGGAAGACAGTATTTTGTGTACCATGAATGTGGTAGGACATTCAGGTACAAATCCTCATTTATTGTGCACCAGAGAGTCCACCCTGGAGGAAGCCTTCATGTGTGTGGAGAATGTGGCAGATCTTTTATCCGAAGTTCAACCCTCAGTCAACACcaaagaattcatactggggCAAGACTGTGCAAGTGCAGCAAATGTGGGAAATCCTTAAGCTACCAATCTTTCCTCAGTCATCCCCAGAGGGGGCACAATCGAGAGAACAGCTATGTCTGCAGTGAATGTGAGAAATCTTTTAGACATAGCTCAATATTCATCAGGTACAAGAGAGTTCAAATTGGAGAAAAGGCTTATAAGTGTAGTGACTGTGCAAAATCTTTTACCTCTAGTGCTGCCCTCAGTTATCATCGAAGAGCTCACacaggagaaaggccttatgagtgcagtgaTTGTGGGAAATCTTTTTTCTCTAGGTCCATCCTCCATTATCATCAGAGAGTTCATTCTGGAGACAGACCTCACAAgtgcaatgaatgtgggaaatcctttaAGGACAGATCACAATTCAATAAACatcagagagttcacactggagacaGGCCTTATgagtgtaatgaatgtgggaaatcctttagCCAAAAATCTTCCCTCTCAATACACCAGAAAATTCATAAtagagaaaggccttatgagtgcagagaatgtgggaaatcttttaccTCTACCTCTGGTCTTAGTTATCATCAGAGAGTTCACTCAGGAGAAAGACCTTATGAGTGCAGTGAGTGTGGGAAATCTTTTACCTCTAGTTCCACCCTCCGTTATCATCAGAGAGTTCACACAGGAGAAAGAccttatgagtgcagtgaatgtgggaaattttTTATCTCCAGCTCCAACCTCCGTTATCatcagagagttcacactggagaaaggccttatgagtgcagtgaatgtgggaaatcttttatcTCTGGATCCAAACTCCGTTATCATCAGAAAGGTCACacaggagaaaggccttatgactgcagtgaatgtgggaaattttTTATGCGAAAATCCACCCTCTCTAGACATCGGAGAGTTCACACTAGAGAAATGCCTTAG
- the LOC106825604 gene encoding zinc finger protein 256-like isoform X3: MAAAARREPAQDSVIFHDVAVYFSWGEWRLLDEAQRRLYLDVMLENFVLISCLGCCCGAEDLEAPFEQSISVEVSTARAPTAAPSSQKTHPCQMCGPVLRDIFHLAEQQGTQHSLKLLRCGACTKQFYFSAKFQQHQEQHMGDKPFRSSVDTASFVKSCRFHVSGKPVPCGEVGKDFLARLGHQQQQTTHTGEKPDKITQCRATLPGKNSRYTWGECKKAFGPKHILVQDQGVHTGRQYFVYHECGRTFRYKSSFIVHQRVHPGGSLHVCGECGRSFIRSSTLSQHQRIHTGARLCKCSKCGKSLSYQSFLSHPQRGHNRENSYVCSECEKSFRHSSIFIRYKRVQIGEKAYKCSDCAKSFTSSAALSYHRRAHTGERPYECSDCGKSFFSRSILHYHQRVHSGDRPHKCNECGKSFKDRSQFNKHQRVHTGDRPYECNECGKSFSQKSSLSIHQKIHNRERPYECRECGKSFTSTSGLSYHQRVHSGERPYECSECGKSFTSSSTLRYHQRVHTGERPYECSECGKFFISSSNLRYHQRVHTGERPYECSECGKSFISGSKLRYHQKGHTGERPYDCSECGKFFMRKSTLSRHRRVHTREMP, translated from the coding sequence GTTGCTGTTGTGGAGCAGAGGATTTGGAGGCTCCCTTTGAACAGAGCATTTCTGTAGAAGTTTCAACTGCCAGGGCTCCCACGGCAGCCCCATCTTCCCAGAAGACCCACCCCTGTCAGATGTGTGGTCCAGTCTTGAGAGACATTTTCCACTTGGCTGAGCAGCAGGGAACACAACACAGCCTGAAACTGTTGAGGTGCGGGGCTTGtacaaaacagttttatttcagtGCAAAGTTTCAACAGCACCAGGAGCAGCACATGGGAGACAAACCCTTCAGAAGCAGTGTGGACACGGCCTCGTTTGTGAAGAGCTGCAGATTCCATGTGTCAGGGAAGCCCGTTCCCTGTGGGGAGGTTGGGAAGGACTTCCTGGCAAGGTTGGGACATCAACAGCAGCAGACCACTCATACTGGGGAGAAGCCAGACAAAATCACCCAATGCAGGGCCACTTTACCGGGCAAAAATAGTCGTTATACCTGGGGAGAATGCAAGAAGGCCTTTGGTCCCAAACATATACTTGTTCAGGACCAGGGTGTTCACACTGGAAGACAGTATTTTGTGTACCATGAATGTGGTAGGACATTCAGGTACAAATCCTCATTTATTGTGCACCAGAGAGTCCACCCTGGAGGAAGCCTTCATGTGTGTGGAGAATGTGGCAGATCTTTTATCCGAAGTTCAACCCTCAGTCAACACcaaagaattcatactggggCAAGACTGTGCAAGTGCAGCAAATGTGGGAAATCCTTAAGCTACCAATCTTTCCTCAGTCATCCCCAGAGGGGGCACAATCGAGAGAACAGCTATGTCTGCAGTGAATGTGAGAAATCTTTTAGACATAGCTCAATATTCATCAGGTACAAGAGAGTTCAAATTGGAGAAAAGGCTTATAAGTGTAGTGACTGTGCAAAATCTTTTACCTCTAGTGCTGCCCTCAGTTATCATCGAAGAGCTCACacaggagaaaggccttatgagtgcagtgaTTGTGGGAAATCTTTTTTCTCTAGGTCCATCCTCCATTATCATCAGAGAGTTCATTCTGGAGACAGACCTCACAAgtgcaatgaatgtgggaaatcctttaAGGACAGATCACAATTCAATAAACatcagagagttcacactggagacaGGCCTTATgagtgtaatgaatgtgggaaatcctttagCCAAAAATCTTCCCTCTCAATACACCAGAAAATTCATAAtagagaaaggccttatgagtgcagagaatgtgggaaatcttttaccTCTACCTCTGGTCTTAGTTATCATCAGAGAGTTCACTCAGGAGAAAGACCTTATGAGTGCAGTGAGTGTGGGAAATCTTTTACCTCTAGTTCCACCCTCCGTTATCATCAGAGAGTTCACACAGGAGAAAGAccttatgagtgcagtgaatgtgggaaattttTTATCTCCAGCTCCAACCTCCGTTATCatcagagagttcacactggagaaaggccttatgagtgcagtgaatgtgggaaatcttttatcTCTGGATCCAAACTCCGTTATCATCAGAAAGGTCACacaggagaaaggccttatgactgcagtgaatgtgggaaattttTTATGCGAAAATCCACCCTCTCTAGACATCGGAGAGTTCACACTAGAGAAATGCCTTAG
- the LOC106825604 gene encoding zinc finger protein 256-like isoform X2, whose protein sequence is MCGPVLRDIFHLAEQQGTQHSLKLLRCGACTKQFYFSAKFQQHQEQHMGDKPFRSSVDTASFVKSCRFHVSGKPVPCGEVGKDFLARLGHQQQQTTHTGEKPDKITQCRATLPGKNSRYTWGECKKAFGPKHILVQDQGVHTGRQYFVYHECGRTFRYKSSFIVHQRVHPGGSLHVCGECGRSFIRSSTLSQHQRIHTGARLCKCSKCGKSLSYQSFLSHPQRGHNRENSYVCSECEKSFRHSSIFIRYKRVQIGEKAYKCSDCAKSFTSSAALSYHRRAHTGERPYECSDCGKSFFSRSILHYHQRVHSGDRPHKCNECGKSFKDRSQFNKHQRVHTGDRPYECNECGKSFSQKSSLSIHQKIHNRERPYECRECGKSFTSTSGLSYHQRVHSGERPYECSECGKSFTSSSTLRYHQRVHTGERPYECSECGKFFISSSNLRYHQRVHTGERPYECSECGKSFISGSKLRYHQKGHTGERPYDCSECGKFFMRKSTLSRHRRVHTREMP, encoded by the coding sequence ATGTGTGGTCCAGTCTTGAGAGACATTTTCCACTTGGCTGAGCAGCAGGGAACACAACACAGCCTGAAACTGTTGAGGTGCGGGGCTTGtacaaaacagttttatttcagtGCAAAGTTTCAACAGCACCAGGAGCAGCACATGGGAGACAAACCCTTCAGAAGCAGTGTGGACACGGCCTCGTTTGTGAAGAGCTGCAGATTCCATGTGTCAGGGAAGCCCGTTCCCTGTGGGGAGGTTGGGAAGGACTTCCTGGCAAGGTTGGGACATCAACAGCAGCAGACCACTCATACTGGGGAGAAGCCAGACAAAATCACCCAATGCAGGGCCACTTTACCGGGCAAAAATAGTCGTTATACCTGGGGAGAATGCAAGAAGGCCTTTGGTCCCAAACATATACTTGTTCAGGACCAGGGTGTTCACACTGGAAGACAGTATTTTGTGTACCATGAATGTGGTAGGACATTCAGGTACAAATCCTCATTTATTGTGCACCAGAGAGTCCACCCTGGAGGAAGCCTTCATGTGTGTGGAGAATGTGGCAGATCTTTTATCCGAAGTTCAACCCTCAGTCAACACcaaagaattcatactggggCAAGACTGTGCAAGTGCAGCAAATGTGGGAAATCCTTAAGCTACCAATCTTTCCTCAGTCATCCCCAGAGGGGGCACAATCGAGAGAACAGCTATGTCTGCAGTGAATGTGAGAAATCTTTTAGACATAGCTCAATATTCATCAGGTACAAGAGAGTTCAAATTGGAGAAAAGGCTTATAAGTGTAGTGACTGTGCAAAATCTTTTACCTCTAGTGCTGCCCTCAGTTATCATCGAAGAGCTCACacaggagaaaggccttatgagtgcagtgaTTGTGGGAAATCTTTTTTCTCTAGGTCCATCCTCCATTATCATCAGAGAGTTCATTCTGGAGACAGACCTCACAAgtgcaatgaatgtgggaaatcctttaAGGACAGATCACAATTCAATAAACatcagagagttcacactggagacaGGCCTTATgagtgtaatgaatgtgggaaatcctttagCCAAAAATCTTCCCTCTCAATACACCAGAAAATTCATAAtagagaaaggccttatgagtgcagagaatgtgggaaatcttttaccTCTACCTCTGGTCTTAGTTATCATCAGAGAGTTCACTCAGGAGAAAGACCTTATGAGTGCAGTGAGTGTGGGAAATCTTTTACCTCTAGTTCCACCCTCCGTTATCATCAGAGAGTTCACACAGGAGAAAGAccttatgagtgcagtgaatgtgggaaattttTTATCTCCAGCTCCAACCTCCGTTATCatcagagagttcacactggagaaaggccttatgagtgcagtgaatgtgggaaatcttttatcTCTGGATCCAAACTCCGTTATCATCAGAAAGGTCACacaggagaaaggccttatgactgcagtgaatgtgggaaattttTTATGCGAAAATCCACCCTCTCTAGACATCGGAGAGTTCACACTAGAGAAATGCCTTAG